A stretch of the Luteimonas sp. JM171 genome encodes the following:
- a CDS encoding acylphosphatase, whose product MIAQRFFISGRVQGVFFRASTRERARQLGLRGHAINLPDGRVEVLAAGEEAAIEALAGWLWDGPPRAKVESVVRSEAGTDEAGEGFTVG is encoded by the coding sequence GTGATCGCGCAGCGCTTTTTCATCAGCGGCAGGGTGCAGGGCGTCTTTTTCCGCGCTTCCACCCGCGAGCGGGCGCGCCAGCTGGGCCTGCGGGGCCACGCCATCAACCTGCCTGACGGCCGCGTGGAGGTGCTGGCTGCCGGCGAGGAAGCGGCCATCGAGGCGCTCGCCGGGTGGCTGTGGGACGGGCCGCCCAGGGCGAAGGTCGAAAGCGTGGTGCGCAGCGAAGCGGGCACCGACGAAGCGGGCGAGGGATTCACCGTCGGATAG
- a CDS encoding TlpA disulfide reductase family protein, with translation MNRKRVFAGLLAAGLLAGCQREGPAEEAALEPPPASAPAPGAEDRERVDARAVPRLSVTTVDGRPWDIADHRGSWVVVNYWATWCAPCREEMPELSALASLREHVEVIGLAYEDAEPAAIRAFLEEYPVTYPIAIIGTVDPPADFEIPRGLPMTWLVGPDGRVAHRFLGPVSALEIEEAIAAAGGPAVADPQAVTGAPDS, from the coding sequence ATGAACCGGAAACGGGTATTTGCGGGATTGCTGGCGGCCGGGCTGCTGGCGGGCTGCCAGCGCGAGGGTCCGGCGGAAGAGGCTGCGCTGGAGCCGCCGCCGGCGTCCGCGCCGGCTCCTGGCGCGGAAGACCGGGAAAGGGTGGACGCCCGCGCTGTTCCCCGGCTCTCGGTGACCACCGTCGACGGCCGGCCCTGGGACATCGCCGACCATCGCGGCAGCTGGGTGGTGGTGAACTACTGGGCCACGTGGTGCGCCCCGTGCCGCGAGGAAATGCCCGAGCTTTCGGCGCTTGCCAGCCTGCGCGAACACGTCGAGGTGATCGGGCTGGCGTACGAGGACGCCGAACCCGCCGCGATACGCGCCTTCCTCGAGGAGTACCCGGTCACGTATCCGATTGCGATCATCGGCACCGTGGATCCGCCGGCTGATTTCGAAATTCCCCGCGGCCTGCCGATGACCTGGCTGGTGGGGCCGGACGGCCGGGTTGCGCACCGGTTCCTCGGCCCGGTGAGCGCGCTGGAGATCGAAGAAGCGATCGCCGCGGCAGGCGGGCCGGCGGTTGCCGATCCGCAGGCGGTGACAGGGGCGCCGGACTCGTGA
- a CDS encoding YihY family inner membrane protein: MESLATLHRWKEHLSDRARARSFARFLGRRFLDDRLFEAASALSFTTLLALVPLSIVVFGVLSAFPVFEQWSDMLRGFIFANFVPSAAQAVETYLLQFSLNSGQLTAVGVITLVVTVLITLQGVEATFNRIWRVRSARPQVWRFLVYWTVLTLGALVASASIAVVTSVFAMDVFRTVTGAWLQRNLVGAAPFVIELVAIAAIYRVVPHRTVKWRHAFAGALLAAVLLELLKRLIAMYLGSFDAYQRIYGQVAFFPILLLWIYAAWVSVLLGASFAASVSAFRYQPAAMRLPEGYEMFGLLRLLGRFAQARREGRGLHSEDIERLEPCLTDALVQQMLGQLGAIKLVTRAESGEWLLSRDLDGLTLGELYEACNLRVPIAEAHLPCRDDALGAAAAAALDDLRIPLREHLKRRVGSLYEPMKEGT; this comes from the coding sequence ATGGAGTCGCTGGCCACCCTGCACCGCTGGAAGGAGCACCTTTCCGATCGCGCCCGCGCGCGCTCGTTCGCCCGCTTCCTTGGGCGCCGCTTCCTGGACGACCGGCTGTTCGAAGCGGCGAGCGCACTGTCCTTCACCACGCTGCTGGCGCTGGTGCCGCTCTCGATCGTGGTGTTCGGGGTGCTCTCCGCGTTCCCGGTGTTCGAGCAGTGGAGCGACATGCTGCGCGGCTTCATCTTCGCCAACTTCGTGCCCAGCGCGGCGCAGGCGGTGGAGACCTACCTGCTGCAGTTCTCGCTCAACAGCGGGCAGCTCACCGCGGTGGGCGTGATCACGCTGGTGGTGACGGTGCTGATCACCCTGCAGGGCGTGGAGGCGACCTTCAACCGCATCTGGCGCGTGCGCTCGGCGCGGCCCCAGGTGTGGCGCTTCCTGGTGTACTGGACGGTGCTGACCCTGGGGGCGCTGGTGGCCAGCGCCTCGATCGCCGTGGTGACCAGCGTGTTCGCCATGGACGTGTTCCGCACGGTCACCGGTGCCTGGCTGCAGCGCAACCTGGTGGGGGCCGCGCCGTTCGTGATCGAACTGGTCGCGATCGCCGCGATCTACCGGGTGGTTCCCCACCGCACGGTGAAGTGGCGGCACGCCTTCGCCGGAGCGCTGCTGGCGGCGGTGCTGCTCGAACTTCTCAAGCGCTTGATCGCGATGTACCTGGGCAGCTTCGATGCCTACCAGCGCATCTATGGCCAGGTGGCCTTCTTTCCGATCCTGCTGCTGTGGATCTATGCAGCGTGGGTGTCGGTGCTGCTGGGCGCCTCGTTCGCAGCCTCGGTCTCGGCCTTCCGCTACCAGCCTGCGGCCATGCGGCTGCCCGAGGGCTATGAGATGTTCGGCCTGCTGCGCCTGCTCGGGCGATTCGCACAGGCCCGGCGCGAGGGCCGCGGGCTGCACAGCGAGGACATCGAGCGGCTTGAGCCTTGCCTGACCGATGCGCTCGTGCAGCAGATGCTGGGCCAGCTGGGCGCCATCAAGCTGGTCACCCGGGCGGAAAGCGGAGAATGGCTGCTTTCGCGCGACCTCGACGGGCTGACCCTGGGCGAACTCTACGAAGCCTGCAACCTGCGGGTGCCGATCGCCGAGGCGCACCTGCCGTGCCGTGACGATGCGCTGGGCGCGGCCGCCGCCGCCGCCCTGGACGACCTGCGGATCCCGCTGCGCGAACACCTCAAGCGCCGGGTGGGAAGCCTGTACGAACCGATGAAGGAGGGCACATGA
- the wrbA gene encoding NAD(P)H:quinone oxidoreductase, with amino-acid sequence MAEILVLYYSRNGSVARLARQIARGVEEVDGARARLRTVPPVAPVTRTAAPPVPEDGAPFVEGADFDECDGLLLGSPTRFGNMAAPLKHCLDGLGAQWASGILVGKPAGVFTSTTTMHGGQESTLLSMMVPLLHHGCVIAGIPFTEPALNTTRSGGTPYGASHVAGGNDDPQPTGEEAQLARALGRRVATLAVKLAR; translated from the coding sequence ATGGCGGAAATCCTGGTGCTCTATTACAGCCGCAACGGGTCGGTGGCGCGGCTGGCGCGCCAGATCGCCCGCGGCGTGGAGGAAGTCGACGGCGCCCGCGCACGGCTGCGGACCGTGCCACCGGTGGCGCCGGTCACCCGCACCGCCGCGCCGCCCGTGCCGGAGGACGGCGCCCCGTTCGTCGAGGGGGCGGACTTTGACGAATGCGACGGCCTGCTGCTGGGCAGCCCCACCCGCTTCGGCAACATGGCCGCGCCGCTCAAGCACTGCCTGGACGGGCTGGGCGCGCAGTGGGCCAGCGGCATCCTCGTGGGCAAGCCGGCCGGGGTATTCACTTCCACCACGACCATGCACGGGGGCCAGGAATCAACCCTGCTGTCGATGATGGTGCCGTTGCTGCACCACGGCTGCGTGATCGCCGGCATCCCCTTCACCGAGCCGGCCCTCAATACCACCCGCAGCGGCGGCACCCCCTATGGCGCCAGCCACGTGGCCGGCGGCAACGACGATCCGCAGCCGACCGGCGAGGAAGCGCAGCTGGCACGCGCGCTGGGCCGGCGGGTGGCCACGCTTGCAGTGAAGCTGGCCCGATGA
- a CDS encoding DUF2069 domain-containing protein, translated as MSPRTLRLAHAAALLALAALFAGWFLGRGHLATALLVFIAPPLLLAIGVLRGSRLAGFWSGVLGLLWFSHGVMDAWSDPSVRPFALLEIVLAVVVIFLASWPGLSARFGWGKPDGRQAPGPDHKPSGGDRSG; from the coding sequence ATGAGCCCGCGCACGCTCCGCCTGGCGCATGCCGCCGCCCTGCTCGCGCTGGCGGCGCTGTTCGCGGGCTGGTTCCTCGGGCGTGGCCACCTTGCGACCGCCCTGCTGGTGTTCATCGCCCCGCCGCTGCTGCTGGCCATCGGCGTGCTGCGCGGCAGCCGCCTGGCCGGCTTCTGGTCCGGGGTGCTGGGGCTGCTGTGGTTCAGCCATGGGGTCATGGACGCGTGGAGCGATCCGTCCGTGCGGCCCTTCGCGCTGCTGGAAATCGTGCTTGCCGTGGTGGTCATCTTCCTGGCGAGCTGGCCGGGCCTGTCGGCCCGTTTCGGGTGGGGGAAGCCGGACGGCCGGCAGGCTCCCGGGCCAGACCACAAGCCGTCCGGCGGCGACCGCAGCGGATAG
- a CDS encoding asparaginase domain-containing protein, producing MEELLIVTTGGTIDKVYFDDKSDFQVGEPQIGRILQELEVAFRFRVIPILRKDSLHLTDDDRALIRATVAAQPTRHVLITHGTDSMVETACALEGLDRTIVLTGALNPARFRGSDAEFNIGTAVGAVQSLPTGTWIAMNGRIWDPRKVRKNVEANRFEAAG from the coding sequence ATGGAAGAGCTGCTGATCGTCACCACCGGCGGCACCATCGACAAGGTGTATTTCGACGACAAGTCCGACTTCCAGGTCGGCGAACCGCAGATCGGCCGGATCCTGCAGGAGCTGGAGGTGGCCTTCCGGTTCCGGGTGATCCCGATCCTGCGCAAGGACTCGCTGCACCTGACCGACGACGATCGCGCCCTGATCCGCGCCACGGTGGCCGCCCAGCCCACCCGGCACGTGCTCATCACCCACGGCACCGACTCCATGGTGGAGACCGCCTGCGCCCTGGAGGGGCTTGACCGGACGATCGTGCTGACCGGCGCGCTCAACCCGGCGCGGTTCCGGGGCTCCGACGCCGAGTTCAACATCGGCACCGCGGTGGGCGCGGTGCAATCCCTGCCCACGGGGACCTGGATCGCCATGAACGGCCGCATCTGGGACCCCCGCAAGGTCCGCAAGAACGTGGAAGCCAACCGCTTCGAAGCCGCCGGCTGA
- a CDS encoding S8 family peptidase — MKLAYRVAPKVQALAAATILSLSMSAAYASDDLSNLLLAEKPVKGQYIVVLKDDTAALASETAAMGGVPQVADVASSLARTHRLDVVHSYRNVLRGFVARADDRALARLLADPRVEFVEEDGIVSISATQNNATWGLDRIDQRNRPLNGTYVYDTSAPNVHAYVIDTGIRASHNDFGGRVGSGYSAINDGRGSNDCNGHGTHVAGTVGGAVWGAAKQVRLYPVRVLGCNGSGTNSGVIAGMDWVASNHTKPAVANMSLGGGASTATDQAVTRMRNAGVTVVVAAGNDNSNACNYSPARSTSAITVGSTTSSDARSSFSNYGSCVNIFAPGSSITSAWHTSNTASNTISGTSMAAPHVAGVAALYLASNPGATPAQVENAIIANATTGVVGNPAGSPNRLLYSRFDGGGGGDPDPGPDPDPGDGGLQNGVPVTGLSGASGSETRYTFNVPSGARNLVIRISGGSGDADLYVRRNAPPTTSSYDCRPYRTGNSEACTASTALGGTYHIMVRGYRAYSGVTLTASYD; from the coding sequence ATGAAGCTTGCTTACCGGGTCGCCCCGAAGGTCCAGGCGCTGGCCGCCGCGACCATCCTCTCCCTGTCCATGTCCGCCGCCTATGCGTCGGACGATCTCTCCAACCTGCTGCTCGCCGAAAAGCCGGTGAAGGGGCAGTACATCGTGGTGCTCAAGGATGACACCGCGGCCCTCGCCAGCGAGACGGCGGCGATGGGCGGTGTTCCGCAGGTGGCTGACGTGGCCAGTTCGCTGGCGCGCACGCACCGCCTGGATGTCGTGCATTCATACCGCAACGTGCTGCGCGGCTTCGTGGCCCGGGCCGATGACCGGGCGCTGGCGCGCCTGCTCGCCGACCCGCGGGTGGAGTTTGTCGAGGAGGACGGGATCGTGAGCATCTCGGCAACCCAGAACAACGCCACCTGGGGCCTGGACCGGATCGACCAGCGCAACCGGCCCCTCAACGGCACCTATGTGTACGACACCAGCGCGCCGAACGTGCACGCCTACGTGATCGATACCGGCATCCGCGCGAGCCACAACGATTTCGGCGGGCGCGTGGGCAGCGGCTACAGCGCCATCAACGACGGCCGCGGCAGCAATGACTGCAACGGCCACGGGACCCATGTGGCCGGCACCGTGGGCGGAGCGGTCTGGGGCGCGGCCAAGCAGGTGCGCCTCTATCCGGTGCGGGTGCTGGGCTGCAACGGCTCGGGCACCAACTCGGGCGTGATCGCCGGCATGGACTGGGTGGCCAGCAACCACACCAAGCCGGCCGTGGCCAACATGAGCCTGGGCGGGGGCGCCTCCACCGCCACCGACCAGGCGGTCACCCGCATGCGCAACGCCGGGGTCACGGTGGTGGTGGCCGCGGGCAACGACAACAGCAACGCCTGCAACTATTCGCCGGCGCGCTCGACGTCCGCGATCACCGTCGGATCCACCACCAGCAGCGATGCACGCTCCTCGTTCTCCAACTACGGCAGCTGCGTGAACATCTTCGCGCCCGGATCGTCCATCACTTCGGCCTGGCACACCAGCAACACCGCTTCCAACACCATCAGCGGCACCTCGATGGCCGCGCCACACGTGGCCGGCGTCGCCGCCCTGTACCTGGCCAGCAACCCGGGCGCCACCCCGGCCCAGGTGGAAAACGCGATCATCGCCAACGCCACCACCGGCGTGGTGGGCAACCCGGCGGGCTCTCCCAACCGGTTGCTCTACTCGCGCTTTGACGGCGGAGGCGGCGGCGACCCGGATCCGGGTCCGGATCCCGATCCGGGCGATGGCGGCCTGCAGAACGGGGTGCCGGTGACGGGCCTTTCGGGCGCGTCCGGCAGCGAAACCCGGTACACGTTCAACGTCCCGAGCGGGGCTCGCAACCTGGTGATCCGCATCAGCGGCGGCAGCGGCGACGCGGACCTGTATGTCCGCCGCAATGCCCCGCCCACCACGTCCAGCTACGACTGCCGTCCGTACCGGACCGGCAACAGCGAAGCCTGCACGGCTTCGACGGCGCTGGGGGGCACGTACCACATCATGGTGCGCGGCTACCGCGCGTATTCGGGCGTGACCCTGACCGCCAGCTACGACTGA
- a CDS encoding winged helix-turn-helix domain-containing protein, translating into MTAGAPSATQVPAWPEEATCLRVEDLVIDLRYRRVKGPEAATELPNRMFDLLLVFLARPHVLHTRTALFEEVWRGTVVEDANLSQSIWMLRKALGPTRRHWIRTVPGSGYVFEPPGPVLAGGADTATPGRDDAGQAPAAPAPPHPESAGRPRWLPATLAIFVLACATLGVAAWQKGRDPAPIQPVTVALLEVGTAAGGEHAWPARLLHAWLGWKLRQLPEAVVLGEHDLAGDGWAPDPAVVLLTSGPAGDGNTDLFVRAQLVNGTGAARPPMELRGSRMQMPEMVDQLSKMVVDAIAPGRSTSAWPALGIDADGAQAYADVVAARHARDWPGVVAGAQRLLQEHPGFGLVRLDLAQAQARLGEAAIAQEQMAQARRLLAPLPEDAARMMDARELALSPHKAPQAAAAYAELAEAHPRHSRFRLHQARHLVRSGEARAALEILGDPARDHEPLETRIGRLLTDARARMLLGDAEGARASAREAARMTQLAGRGWELELAESLMLLARSSLLRRDDDAALVMLEQSARQFDLAGSTARALTMRFHADLVRSPEAADDPVFESLLEVARRTGDRDAEIELQHAVAHRHYRAGQHRRYRERLDQAAAIANESGNRFWRHQVELDLLDEDILLGDLHSAHKRIQRLQGAPTAGGGAARLALAQAYLLEQRGRTAQALATLDQAERGPDAGGGFLPPASLAELACARARLLLRQGRLGEAGDALVGCRGGGRGPLAQLEAGLLDARRMQLSGRPRAATLRLSSLAAEANSTDPDGPERFWLRLDQADLYNRAGMPEQAQALLRGVREGAERTGHSWLLALAETGLAEAAAAQGAWEAAGRHAASARRLVPGDTRSLSRRLDLVETVLALAGGRVEEAVGHLARLDAESHLSGDAPAILEVHSLAPGGADPGSCPGRGPADIAEDGLGGASLEWLAASLPDSATVPAHALQDELARR; encoded by the coding sequence GTGACAGCAGGTGCACCGTCCGCAACGCAGGTCCCCGCATGGCCGGAAGAGGCCACCTGCCTGCGCGTGGAGGATCTGGTCATCGACCTGCGCTACCGCCGCGTCAAAGGACCGGAGGCCGCCACCGAACTTCCCAACCGGATGTTCGACCTGCTGCTGGTGTTCCTCGCCCGGCCCCACGTGCTGCATACCCGCACCGCCCTGTTCGAGGAAGTCTGGCGCGGCACGGTGGTGGAGGATGCCAACCTCTCGCAAAGCATCTGGATGCTGCGCAAGGCGCTGGGGCCAACGCGCAGGCACTGGATCCGCACCGTCCCAGGGAGCGGATACGTGTTTGAGCCGCCCGGCCCGGTCCTGGCCGGGGGTGCGGACACCGCAACACCCGGCCGTGACGACGCGGGCCAGGCGCCCGCAGCCCCCGCACCGCCGCACCCGGAAAGCGCCGGCCGGCCACGCTGGCTTCCTGCAACGCTCGCCATTTTCGTCCTGGCCTGCGCCACGCTGGGCGTGGCGGCATGGCAGAAGGGCCGGGACCCCGCTCCGATCCAGCCCGTCACCGTGGCGCTGCTTGAGGTCGGCACGGCTGCGGGCGGCGAGCACGCGTGGCCGGCAAGGCTCCTGCATGCCTGGCTGGGCTGGAAGCTCCGCCAGCTGCCCGAGGCCGTCGTGCTGGGCGAACACGACCTGGCCGGCGATGGCTGGGCGCCGGATCCGGCGGTGGTCCTGCTGACCTCCGGCCCGGCCGGGGATGGCAACACGGACCTGTTCGTGCGCGCGCAGCTGGTCAACGGCACGGGCGCCGCCCGCCCCCCGATGGAGCTGCGCGGAAGCCGAATGCAGATGCCGGAGATGGTGGACCAGCTCTCGAAAATGGTCGTGGACGCGATCGCTCCGGGGCGCAGCACAAGCGCGTGGCCCGCGCTGGGCATCGATGCCGATGGCGCACAGGCCTACGCGGACGTCGTGGCTGCCCGCCACGCCCGGGACTGGCCGGGCGTGGTGGCTGGCGCGCAGCGGCTGCTGCAGGAACATCCGGGCTTCGGCCTGGTCCGCCTCGACCTTGCCCAGGCGCAGGCTCGCCTCGGCGAGGCCGCGATCGCCCAGGAACAGATGGCGCAGGCGCGGCGCCTGCTCGCTCCGCTGCCCGAAGACGCGGCCCGGATGATGGACGCGCGCGAACTGGCACTCAGCCCGCACAAGGCACCGCAGGCTGCCGCGGCCTACGCGGAACTGGCGGAGGCCCATCCCCGGCACAGCCGGTTCCGCCTGCACCAGGCCCGGCACCTGGTACGGTCCGGCGAGGCCCGCGCGGCGCTGGAGATCCTGGGGGACCCGGCACGGGATCACGAACCGCTGGAGACCAGGATCGGCCGGCTGTTGACCGACGCCCGGGCCCGGATGCTCCTGGGCGATGCCGAAGGGGCCCGCGCCAGCGCGCGCGAAGCGGCGCGGATGACCCAGCTCGCCGGCCGCGGCTGGGAACTGGAGCTGGCCGAGAGCCTGATGCTGCTGGCGCGCTCAAGCCTGCTGCGCCGCGACGATGACGCCGCGCTGGTGATGCTGGAGCAGTCCGCCCGGCAGTTCGACCTGGCCGGCAGCACAGCGCGCGCCCTGACCATGCGCTTCCATGCAGACCTGGTGCGCTCGCCCGAAGCTGCAGACGACCCTGTATTTGAAAGCCTGCTCGAGGTGGCCCGACGGACAGGCGACCGCGATGCGGAGATCGAATTGCAGCACGCGGTCGCCCATCGCCACTACCGGGCCGGCCAGCATCGACGCTACCGCGAGCGCCTCGACCAGGCCGCGGCGATCGCCAACGAGTCCGGTAACCGGTTCTGGCGCCACCAAGTTGAACTGGACCTGCTCGACGAGGACATCCTGCTGGGCGACCTGCACAGCGCCCACAAGCGCATCCAGCGCCTGCAGGGCGCGCCCACTGCAGGCGGAGGGGCGGCCCGGCTCGCGCTCGCCCAGGCTTACCTGCTGGAGCAGCGCGGGCGCACGGCACAGGCCCTGGCCACACTCGACCAGGCCGAACGCGGGCCCGACGCCGGCGGCGGGTTCCTGCCGCCCGCCTCTCTGGCGGAGCTGGCATGCGCGCGCGCCCGGCTGCTGCTGCGCCAGGGCCGCCTGGGGGAGGCTGGCGATGCGCTTGTGGGCTGCCGCGGCGGTGGCCGTGGCCCCCTTGCGCAGCTGGAAGCCGGTCTGCTGGACGCCCGCCGGATGCAGCTGTCCGGACGGCCGCGCGCGGCAACCCTGCGGCTGTCCTCGCTGGCCGCGGAGGCGAACTCCACCGATCCGGACGGGCCCGAACGCTTCTGGCTGAGACTGGACCAGGCGGACCTGTACAACCGCGCCGGGATGCCCGAACAGGCCCAGGCGCTATTGCGGGGCGTCCGGGAGGGCGCCGAACGGACAGGCCACAGCTGGCTGCTGGCCCTGGCCGAGACCGGCCTGGCGGAGGCCGCCGCCGCCCAGGGCGCCTGGGAGGCCGCGGGGCGCCACGCCGCCTCCGCCCGCCGGCTCGTGCCAGGCGACACACGGTCGCTTTCCCGCCGCTTGGACCTGGTGGAAACCGTCCTGGCACTGGCCGGCGGCAGGGTCGAAGAAGCGGTCGGCCATCTGGCCCGCCTGGACGCGGAGTCGCACCTGTCCGGCGACGCCCCGGCCATCCTCGAAGTGCACAGCCTGGCACCTGGCGGCGCGGATCCGGGCAGCTGCCCCGGCCGCGGGCCGGCGGACATCGCGGAGGATGGACTGGGCGGGGCCAGCCTGGAATGGCTTGCCGCCTCATTGCCGGACTCCGCCACGGTCCCGGCGCACGCCCTCCAGGACGAACTCGCCCGGCGCTAG
- the sufT gene encoding putative Fe-S cluster assembly protein SufT: MYSRTSEPVRLERDCSAVLVPQGDQVTLPAGSAGYITQALGGSYTVFVEGNLFRIAGKDADAIGKEVPPPIELPEDADEGTVEQLVWAQLRTCFDPEIPINVVDLGLVYEVVVEPAGDGQRKVSVKMTLTAPGCGMGEILVDDARSRIEMIPTVVEADVELVFDPPWNVTMMSEAARLETGMF, from the coding sequence ATGTATTCGAGAACCAGCGAACCCGTGCGCCTGGAGCGCGATTGCTCCGCCGTCCTCGTGCCCCAGGGCGATCAGGTGACGCTCCCTGCCGGCAGTGCCGGCTACATCACCCAGGCGCTGGGCGGCAGCTACACCGTGTTCGTGGAAGGCAACCTGTTCCGCATCGCCGGCAAGGATGCGGATGCGATCGGCAAGGAGGTGCCGCCGCCGATCGAGCTGCCCGAGGACGCCGACGAGGGCACCGTCGAGCAGCTGGTGTGGGCCCAGCTGCGGACCTGTTTTGATCCGGAAATCCCGATCAACGTGGTCGACCTGGGCCTGGTGTACGAGGTGGTGGTGGAGCCGGCCGGCGACGGCCAGCGCAAGGTCTCGGTGAAGATGACCCTGACCGCGCCCGGCTGCGGCATGGGCGAGATCCTGGTGGATGACGCGCGCAGCCGCATCGAGATGATCCCGACCGTGGTGGAGGCGGACGTGGAGCTCGTGTTCGATCCGCCCTGGAACGTGACCATGATGTCCGAGGCCGCGCGTCTCGAGACCGGGATGTTCTAG
- a CDS encoding NAD(P)(+) transhydrogenase (Re/Si-specific) subunit beta has protein sequence MSWTGTGLPGGLVEASYLLAAALFLLGLQRMASPRTARSGIQWAGVGMLLATAATFFLPGLGNIALILLAIAIGGALAWYSGRKVPITDMPQMVAMYNGLGGGSAAAIGAVELLRWSAGDPAPGTTGQVLAVLGALIGAVALSGSLIAWAKLDGRMDKRYAFPGMQVFNFLVFAAAIVLGGVVLWTLGVPWIIAFFLVALALGVLMTLPIGGADMPVVISLYNALTGLAVSFEGYVLGNEALIIAGMMVGAAGILLTRLMAKAMNRSIKSVLFSSFGGGGQAQEIAGSQKPIEAADVAAMMAYAERVVIVPGYGMAVAQAQHKIWELSQRLIERGVKVKFAIHPVAGRMPGHMNVLLAEAGVPYDLIVDMEDINPEFKSTDVSLVIGANDVVNPVAKTDPSSPIHGMPILDVVDSKNTIVIKRGKGTGFAGIENALFYADNTRMLYGDGAEMANALVSELKALDG, from the coding sequence GTGAGCTGGACAGGGACCGGCCTGCCCGGGGGGCTGGTGGAAGCCAGCTACCTCCTGGCCGCCGCGCTGTTCCTGCTCGGGCTGCAGCGCATGGCTTCGCCGCGCACGGCGCGCAGCGGCATCCAGTGGGCGGGCGTGGGGATGCTGCTGGCCACCGCCGCCACGTTCTTCCTGCCGGGCCTGGGGAACATCGCCCTGATCCTGCTTGCCATTGCGATCGGCGGGGCGCTGGCCTGGTATTCGGGCAGGAAGGTGCCGATCACCGACATGCCGCAGATGGTGGCGATGTACAACGGCCTGGGCGGCGGCTCGGCGGCGGCGATCGGCGCGGTGGAGCTGCTGCGCTGGTCGGCGGGCGATCCCGCGCCGGGCACGACCGGGCAGGTGCTCGCGGTGCTGGGGGCGCTGATCGGCGCGGTGGCACTGTCCGGCTCGCTGATTGCCTGGGCCAAGCTCGACGGGCGCATGGACAAGCGCTACGCGTTCCCGGGCATGCAGGTTTTCAACTTCCTGGTGTTCGCCGCCGCCATCGTGCTCGGCGGCGTGGTGCTCTGGACCCTGGGCGTGCCGTGGATCATCGCGTTCTTCCTGGTGGCGCTGGCGCTGGGCGTGCTGATGACGCTGCCGATCGGCGGCGCCGACATGCCGGTGGTGATCTCGCTGTACAACGCGCTGACCGGGCTGGCCGTGTCGTTCGAGGGATATGTGCTGGGGAACGAGGCGCTGATCATCGCCGGCATGATGGTGGGTGCGGCCGGCATCCTGCTGACGCGCCTGATGGCCAAGGCCATGAACCGCTCGATCAAGTCGGTGCTGTTCTCCAGCTTCGGCGGCGGGGGCCAGGCGCAGGAAATCGCCGGCAGCCAGAAGCCGATCGAGGCCGCGGACGTGGCGGCGATGATGGCGTATGCCGAGCGGGTGGTGATCGTCCCCGGCTACGGGATGGCTGTGGCCCAGGCCCAGCACAAGATCTGGGAGCTGAGCCAGCGGCTGATCGAGCGCGGGGTGAAGGTGAAGTTCGCCATCCACCCCGTCGCCGGGCGCATGCCGGGGCACATGAACGTGCTGCTGGCCGAGGCCGGGGTGCCGTACGACCTCATCGTGGACATGGAAGACATCAACCCGGAGTTCAAGAGCACCGATGTGTCCCTGGTGATCGGGGCCAACGATGTGGTCAACCCGGTGGCCAAGACCGATCCTTCAAGCCCCATCCACGGCATGCCGATCCTGGATGTGGTGGATTCGAAGAACACCATCGTGATCAAGCGCGGCAAGGGCACCGGCTTCGCCGGGATCGAGAATGCGCTGTTCTACGCCGACAACACCCGCATGCTGTACGGGGATGGCGCGGAGATGGCCAATGCGCTGGTGAGCGAGCTCAAGGCGCTCGACGGCTGA
- a CDS encoding NAD(P) transhydrogenase subunit alpha — translation MDGFAALYIFMLAAIAGHVIISRVPVILHTPLMSGSNFIHGAVLIGAMIVLGHADTTLEKVIGFIAVAMGAANAAGGYVVTERMLEMFKTSRKPDDGREGTA, via the coding sequence ATGGATGGATTCGCTGCGCTCTACATCTTCATGCTGGCGGCCATCGCCGGCCACGTGATCATCTCCCGCGTGCCGGTGATCCTGCATACGCCGCTGATGTCCGGCTCCAACTTCATCCATGGCGCGGTGCTGATCGGCGCCATGATCGTGCTCGGGCATGCGGACACCACCCTGGAGAAGGTGATCGGCTTCATCGCGGTGGCCATGGGCGCGGCCAATGCCGCCGGCGGCTACGTGGTCACCGAGCGGATGCTGGAGATGTTCAAGACCAGCAGGAAGCCGGACGACGGCAGGGAAGGCACGGCGTGA